In Rosa chinensis cultivar Old Blush chromosome 1, RchiOBHm-V2, whole genome shotgun sequence, a genomic segment contains:
- the LOC112170967 gene encoding subtilisin-like protease SBT4.6 has translation MALRWFLLLRLIGSILFLVDVTHSAARDARKAYIVYMGDKPKNGMPVTPDLHVNILRDIVDSSINKDIAHEALLLHSYKRSFHGFAAMLTEQEAQKLAGMDGVVSVFPSTKVSVKTTTSWNFVGFPESIGSGPFESDIIIGVLDSGIWPELDSFNDVGFGPPPKKWKGICQGNNNFTCNNKIIGARYYKDSAFEEEDIQSPRDSSGHGTHCASIAAGNAVSNASINGLGLGTARGAVPSARIAVYKICWDKGCGVAEFLAAIDDAIADGVDIISASTGGAAPADFLNDGFAIGAFHATVNGILVSMAAGNEGPQKKTVENIAPWQLSVAATTTNRQFITKVKLGNGKIYQGLSVHIHDLQGKFYPLIYGGDAPSKEDGKGDDSRFCVGDSLDADKIKGKIVLCDRPDKDGKGAGDGAKWWNASMGVILTGKQVVEETEYADNPCAASYVNLEDNSNIYKYINKTRDPTATILKSEEINDVLSPYVPSYSSRGPNALNPNILKPDLAAPGTYILAAYPPNVNNGAKYKLATGTSMACPHASSVAAYVKSFHPKWSPAAVQSALITTATPMSDKTTPHAEIAYGAGLINPSRAPYPGLVYDLDVQDYVDFLCSQGYSDKLLEQITRDKTTSCSSKFDNEIVNDLNYPSFALPIKDPKFVNGVFHRTVTNVGSSNSIYRAKVVAPSGLKINVDPSVLSFTSLEQKKSFVVTVKGPIEKTSMVSASLVWDDGAFQVRSPIVVYIQL, from the exons ATGGCTCTTCGATGGTTTCTCCTCCTTAGACTCATTGGCAGTATTCTATTTCTTGTTGATGTTACTCACTCAGCTGCTCGGGATGCCCGAAAG GCTTATATTGTGTATATGGGCGACAAGCCAAAGAACGGGATGCCAGTAACACCTGATCTTCATGTAAATATTCTACGAGACATAGTTGATAGCAGCATTAATAAGGATATTGCACATGAAGCTCTGCTTCTTCATAGCTACAAGAGAAGTTTCCATGGATTTGCTGCAATGCTCACAGAACAAGAAGCACAAAAACTGGCTG GAATGGATGGTGTAGTGTCTGTCTTTCCAAGTACAAAGGTGAGCGTCAAAACAACAACGTCATGGAATTTCGTTGGGTTTCCAGAATCAATTGGGAGCGGCCCCTTTGAAAGTGATATCATTATCGGTGTGCTCGACAGTGGAATTTGGCCGGAGTTGGACAGCTTTAATGATGTTGGTTTTGGTCCTCCACCTAAGAAATGGAAAGGCATATGTCAAGGCAATAACAACTTCACTTGTAACAA TAAAATCATCGGAGCACGGTATTACAAAGATAGTGCCTTCGAAGAAGAAGATATTCAGTCTCCAAGAGACTCATCCGGTCATGGAACCCACTGCGCGTCAATAGCAGCTGGGAATGCAGTGAGCAACGCAAGCATAAATGGTTTAGGGTTGGGAACAGCAAGAGGAGCGGTGCCATCAGCACGTATTGCGGTGTACAAAATATGTTGGGACAAAGGTTGTGGTGTTGCTGAGTTTCTAGCGGCAATCGATGATGCCATTGCTGACGGTGTCGACATTATCAGTGCTTCCACCGGAGGCGCTGCGCCAGCTGACTTTTTGAATGACGGATTTGCAATTGGGGCATTTCACGCTACCGTAAATGGGATATTGGTTTCTATGGCCGCTGGTAATGAAGGTCCGCAAAAAAAAACTGTGGAAAACATTGCACCATGGCAACTTTCTGTGGCTGCTACCACCACAAACCGCCAGTTCATCACCAAGGTTAAATTGGGTAATGGTAAAATCTATCAG GGACTTTCCGTACATATACATGACCTCCAAGGTAAATTTTACCCGTTGATTTACGGTGGAGACGCACCCAGTAAAGAAGATGGTAAAGGAGATGATTCTAG GTTTTGTGTTGGAGATAGCTTAGATGCAGATAAGATCAAAGGTAAAATTGTGCTTTGTGATCGCCCCGATAAGGATGGGAAGGGGGCTGGGGATGGTGCCAAATGGTGGAATGCTTCAATGGGAGTTATTCTGACGGGCAAACAAGTTGTCGAGGAAACCGAATATGCTGATAACCCTTGTGCAGCATCTTACGTCAATTTAGAAGATAATAGCAACATTTACAAATACATAAACAAAACAAG GGACCCAACTGCAACTATTTTGAAAAGTGAGGAGATCAATGATGTATTGTCTCCATACGTGCCCTCCTACTCATCAAGGGGTCCAAACGCGTTGAATCCCAACATACTGAAG CCGGATTTAGCGGCTCCGGGAACTTACATTCTAGCAGCATATCCCCCAAATGTTAATAATGGAGCTAAATACAAATTGGCAACCGGCACATCAATGGCATGCCCCCATGCTTCGTCTGTAGCTGCGTACGTCAAATCATTTCACCCTAAATGGTCACCGGCTGCTGTCCAGTCAGCTCTCATCACTACTG CTACGCCTATGAGTGACAAAACTACCCCGCACGCTGAAATTGCATATGGAGCTGGCCTAATAAACCCTTCCAGAGCTCCATATCCTGGTTTGGTTTACGATCTTGATGTACAAGACTATGTAGATTTTTTGTGTTCACAAGGATATAGTGACAAACTATTAGAACAAATAACCAGGGACAAGACTACCTCATGCTCATCAAAATTTGATAATGAAATAGTCAATGACCTGAATTATCCTTCTTTTGCTCTTCCTATCAAGGATCCGAAATTTGTCAATGGGGTTTTCCATAGGACTGTCACTAATGTCGGATCATCAAATTCTATATACAGAGCTAAAGTGGTGGCTCCATCGGGACTCAAAATCAATGTGGATCCAAGTGTGTTGTCGTTCACATCTCTTGAGCAAAAGAAATCTTTTGTAGTCACTGTAAAAGGGCCGATTGAGAAAACAAGTATGGTCTCTGCGTCTTTGGTTTGGGACGATGGTGCTTTCCAAGTCAGGAGCCCCATTGTTGTCTATATTCAACTATAG